The Elaeis guineensis isolate ETL-2024a chromosome 14, EG11, whole genome shotgun sequence genome has a segment encoding these proteins:
- the LOC105057454 gene encoding uncharacterized protein, whose product MNSFTGNTSQRGRSSSAAFGASFDSYQFDFGVAAGRSSASRPLRDQNPNPSPAPSAAAPRPTAPFTNQPARPSWTHQPAASAASTAPRSGVANPPPSMVGDIFGKSWTSAAPTSSRIGIPANNPNLFSDLVGSALGHGRSATSNVPLKAAAPSNAFSMGNLSNSLPKPTVTTATASSNSHNAPMRPSTLGSVDDLGNFSSLNQSGSKIGTPLGGGQPMKSSTGGPPMNAKRDPFGSLMDFGSKNSANQPISSAKSSKMSSSGGGDDSFGAFQNANSTKMDDFGAPAPNFSAPPPSQQPTPSKGGADPMDMFFSSSASYAPGAGAAPEVPGSQPFSEANDWDLGAEFGGHDDDETTTELEDLPPPPAGVTLSAAKNKGLDNYKQGQFADAIKWLSWAAVLIEKSGKNDATTEVLSCRASCYKEVGEYKKAIADCSKVLEHDSTNVSVLLQRALLYESSEKYRLGAEDLRTVLNIDPGNRLARSTIHRLSKLAD is encoded by the exons ATGAACTCCTTCACCGGAAACACCTCCCAGCGCGGCCGGTCCTCCTCTGCCGCCTTCGGCGCCTCCTTCGACTCCTACCAGTTCGACTTCGGCGTCGCCGCTGGCCGAAGCTCTGCCTCCCGCCCCCTCCGCGACCAGAATCCTAACCCGTCCCCCGCCCCATCTGCCGCCGCGCCCCGGCCCACTGCCCCCTTCACCAACCAGCCGGCCCGGCCCTCGTGGACCCACCAGCCCGCCGCCTCGGCCGCCTCCACCGCCCCTAGATCTGGCGTCGCCAACCCACCGCCCTCCATGGTCGGCGACATCTTCGGCAAGAGCTGGACCTCCGCCGCCCCCACCTCGTCCCGCATCGGCATCCCCGCAAACAACCCCAATCTCTTCAGCGATCTCGTTGGATCCGCCCTTGGCCACGGCCGCTCCGCCACCAGCAACGTCCCCCTCAAGGCTGCCGCCCCCAGTAACGCCTTCTCCATGGGTAATTTATCCAATTCTCTCCCCAAACCCACCGTCACCACCGCCACAGCTTCCTCCAACTCCCATAATGCCCCGATGAGACCCTCCACCTTGGGTTCGGTGGATGATCTTGGGAATTTCTCATCTTTGAATCAGTCCGGCAGTAAGATCGGGACTCCCCTGGGCGGCGGGCAACCGATGAAGTCATCAACTGGGGGGCCGCCAATGAATGCTAAAAGGGATCCCTTTGGATCATTGATGGACTTCGGATCGAAAAATTCTGCCAACCAACCAATATCGTCGGCAAAATCCTCCAAAATGAGCAGCAGCGGTGGTGGCGATGACTCTTTCGGGGCATTCCAGAATGCCAATTCGACAAAAATGGATGATTTTGGAGCACCGGCTCCGAACTTTTCGGCTCCCCCGCCATCACAACAGCCTACTCCTTCCAAAGGTGGGGCGGATCCGATGGATATGTTCTTCTCCTCGTCCGCCTCATATGCCCCTGGTGCCGGAGCTGCTCCAGAGGTACCTGGAAGCCAGCCATTCTCGGAGGCGAATGATTGGGACTTGGGCGCCGAGTTTGGGGGGCATGATGATGATGAGACGACCACCGAGCTTGAAGACCTTCCGCCACCTCCTGCCGGGGTCACGCTTTCAGCAGCCAAAAATAAAGGATTGGATAATTACAAGCAGGGGCAGTTCGCCGATGCCATCAAGTGGCTTTCTTGGGCAGCTGTGCTTATAGAAAAATCTGGGAAAAATGATGCTACCACTGAGGTCTTGTCCTGCAGGGCTTCTTGTTATAAGGAAGTTGGCGAGTATAAGAAGGCCATTGCCGACTGTTCAAAG GTATTGGAACATGATAGCACGAATGTCTCGGTGCTACTGCAACGTGCACTTTTGTATGAGAGCAGTGAAAAGTACAGACTTGGGGCTGAAGATTTGCGGACGGTTCTGAATATTGATCCTGGTAATCGACTTGCAAGGAGTACCATTCACCGCTTGAGTAAATTGGCTGATTAG
- the LOC109506590 gene encoding exopolygalacturonase clone GBGE184-like translates to MSLKMAFKLSCWSCLILCMAAYYCGQKVFDVTQYGAMADSKTDNIQWAFSNAWKAACEFNGPTSLAIPQGIFFVGPVIFRGPCYNNISNAKIANLTFLDSKGFHMSIQRSSNVTIRNLNISTTENSHNTDGIHISGSNNIDLATLTIGTGDDCISISQGNTNVSISNVACGPGHSISIGSLRKYMNEKNVAGVNVRNCTVSSTSNGIRIKTWHGAPPSEASDITFEGIITENVSNTIIIDQKYSRGITAVMRGTSNKVVAVNFMCSQLVPCENVTLHDINLEFVSSSGSSSITSSLIQNNSSLVQNITSSCLNVKGMALGIQKPATCL, encoded by the exons ATGTCCTTGAAAATGGCCTTCAAGCTATCTTGTTGGTCTTGTTTGATTCTGTGCATGGCTGCATACTATTGTGGGCAGAAGGTATTTGATGTGACACAGTATGGGGCAATGGCTGACAGCAAGACTGACAACATCCAG TGGGCCTTCTCAAATGCTTGGAAAGCAGCATGTGAGTTCAATGGGCCTACAAGCTTAGCAATTCCTCAGGGAATATTTTTTGTTGGCCCAGTCATTTTTAGAGGTCCTTGTTATAACAAT ATTAGTAATGCAAAAATTGCCAACCTCACATTTCTCGACAGCAAAGGCTTCCACATGAGCATCCAAAGGAGCTCCAATGTCACCATTCGAAACCTCAACATCTCGACCACTGAAAATAGCCACAACACTGATGGCATCCACATTAGCGGTAGCAACAATATCGATCTTGCTACCCTGACCATTGGCACTGGTGATGACTGCATCTCCATTAGCCAAGGGAACACTAACGTCTCCATCTCTAATGTTGCTTGTGGCCCTGGTCATAGTATTAG TATTGGAAGCCTAAGAAAGTATATGAATGAGAAGAATGTAGCTGGGGTAAATGTGAGGAACTGCACAGTCTCAAGCACATCGAATGGAATTAGGATCAAGACATGGCATGGGGCACCTCCAAGTGAAGCCTCAGACATAACATTTGAGGGCATCATCACAGAGAATGTCTCTAACACCATCATCATAGACCAAAAGTATTCCCGAGGCATCACTGCAGTAATGAG AGGAACTTCAAATAAAGTAGTTGCAGTGAATTTTATGTGCAGCCAATTGGTGCCTTGTGAGAATGTGACACTCCATGATATTAATCTAGAATTTGTGTCTAGTTCTGGTAGTTCTAGCATCACCTCCTCACTCATTCAAAATAACTCCTCACTTGTTCAAAACATTACCTCCTCTTGTTTAAATGTCAAAGGGATGGCTTTAGGGATCCAAAAGCCTGCCACATGCCTTTAA